ACCTCCATGATAGGCGAATTCACGATACCAGTCGGAGAACCCTTCCCAGGGATTGAGCGCGGCAAGGTGCGGTGGCTTGAGCGAGGCGACGAGGTACTGGATTGCGGCAAGGTAGGAAACGCCGGTCATGCCAACCTTACCGTTGCTCCAGGGCAGGGCCGCGAGGAACTCGATACAATCGTAGCAATCTTCGCCCTCGCCAATCCCATTGTGGCGCAGGTCGCCTTCGGACAGCCACGCTCCGCGCGGATCGGCAAAGACCACGGCATAGCCGCGCGGGCACCAGAACAGGGGGTCGGGCGCCTCGAATGCCGTGAAGCGGGACATCCAGCCGTCCTGCACACCCGAAGGGGGCCAGAGCGATCCCGAAAGACCGTGTTTGCCGTAGGGGCTCCAGCCCAGGATGACAGGCAGATCGGCATCGGGAGCCGATGCAGGCCGGTAGATGTCAACCAGAATCCTGACGCCGTCGCGCATCGGCACTTCGACGTTGCGCTCGATCAGCAAGCCTTCTTCCTCCCACGACACGTAGTCGCGAGGAGGAAGCGGTGGCTTGTTGGGGGCCGTCGAAGGGTCGACCCCCTGGCGCATGATCGGTTCGAACCTGCCAACGGGCCGGCTTTGGCCTGTTTGCTCCTGCCTGACCACCGGCCGGCTCAATAGGCCACCCTCACCCCGAACTTGTAGCTGCGCCCGACGACATCGTAGAGCACGTTGTTGGTCGGTCCGAAGCTTGAGGGCAGGTTGTTGGGCGGATCCTTGTCGAACAGGTTGTTGACCACTCCAAACAGCTCGACATGGCGGTCACCGCTTTCCCACAGCCGATACTGGGCATTGAGGTTCACGTAAGTGACGCTCTCGACAAGGTTATCGTTGATGCTGTTGGGCAGCAGCGGGCTATAGCCGTCCTGATGCGGGCCGATGTTCGTCACCTGGAACAGGCCGCTGGAGATATGGCGAACCTGCAGCTGGGTCGAGAAGCGATCGCTGGAATAGCCCGCGAAGGCGTTGATGGAATAATCAGGCACGCCAGAAGGCTGCGAAACCCCCGAACCATTCTGACCCGCGCGGTCCGTCGACACCCCGGCCGTATCTATGGTGATCAGATCCTTCACATAGGTCACCAGGACCCGGACATTGAAATCCTCCCGCGATGACAGCGGGACGCTGTAATCCGCCTCGAAATCCAACCCTCTGGTGATCAAAGTATTGAGGTTGAGGTTAGGATTGATGATCTGGGTGATCACGCCCGATCCGTCGCGAATGACGAATTTACACAAGTCCGCGTTGCCTTCCTGGCAGCGCGATACGATCGTCTGAGCGCCCAGGGTACTGATCGCCCCATCCAGCGCAATATCAAACCAATCGGCAGAGAACCGCAACTTGCCGGCTGAACCGAGGCCGGCCGTGACGACCGCGCCGGCGGTCCAGGTGTTGGCGATCTCGGGCACCAGCGCGGGATTGCCGCTGAGCAGCGTTGGATAGAGTCCGCGCGCGCCGCCGTTCGCCGGGTCATCGACCGTCTGGAAGGAGCTTTGCGGTGCGCCATAGAGCTCGAACAGGTTTGGCGCGCGGATGTCGCGCGAGCGGGTTCCGCGGAAGCGCAGGAACTCAAACGGCTGCCAATTCGCGCCGATCTTCCATGTCTCGACCTGCCCGCTAGTGCTGTAATCAGTCACGCGCAGGGCACCATTGAGCTCCGCACTGTAAGCGAACGGCAAATCGCGCGCCAACGGCAAGGCCATCTCGACGAAGCCCTCCTTCACCTCGAGATGCTGTGTGCCGCCGACAATGCCTCCACCGGGACTGGTGAAGAAGTCGTTCGCCGCCGAGATCGGGTCCGTGAGGGTCGAAACCCCGTCGCGCCGGTATTCCACCCCTCCTGCCACGGCGAGCGGGCCCGCCCACAAATCGACGAGATCGCCCCGTAACGTGAGCGCTGCGACATGTTGTGTCAGCGTCGTGTCCTGCATCGCCGTGCCGGTTACGTAGTTCCGTGCAGCTGCGCTGGGGGAACCGTTGCCGAAGGGGTTGAGCGGCTCGCAGGCAGGATCGTCATTGGCCGGATTGGCGTCGGCATTGACGCGGCAAACGATGCCTCCGACGCCATCATCGACGGCGTCGATCGCCTTGCGAACCCGCGAGTTGATCGTCGTGTTATAACCGCGTTGCGAGTAGTCCGTCTGTCCGTACTGGTAATACCCGTCGAGGGTCCAGTTACTGTCGACGTCCCAATCGAAGCCAGTGACGAGGCGGTAGGTCTCGCGACTGACTTCACCCAGCTGCGGGCCAATGTCGTTCCATATGCGGCCGAATGGGACGCAATTGCGAGTATCGGTGGGACTTTGCAGTGACGGCGCACAGCGTGCGTTCGCCGCGGCCATACGGCTGACGAATGCATCGGAAAGGAACGCGTTATCGCTGAAAATGCCGAACGATCCGGCCGGCGAAATATCGCGACGGGCCGAACCCAGGATCTGCCCCTCCACGTGTCCGAACGAGCCTTCCACGAAGAGCTTCACCTTGTCCGACAGATCATAGTCCAGGCTGGCAAAGCTGTTGACGCGCCGGCTTTCCGAAGAGATCGGGAAAAACTGATAGAAAGCCAGCTTCGGATCGCCACCGCCGCTCTGGAACAGGCCTGCCCCGCCATAGATGCCGTAGTCATGCGCGAACGTCGTTCCATCAGGATTGAATTCGGTGCCGCGCAAGGGCCCACCGATGACCAGGCCGTTCAGCGACGCGGTCGCCGTCCGGGCGTTGGGCATAATGATCGTGGCGGGCTGGCCCGCGATCACGCGTTCCGTTGTGCTCCCGGCCTTGAAGGGGTTGCTGATCGTATTGTAGCTTTCCGCGCACCACGCGCGGGTATAGCAGTCTCCGGTTCCCTCGTTGTTTACAAATTCGACGCCAGCGACGAGCCGTCCGCGGCCATCGGCAAACTTGGCGCCGTAGGCGCCGCTTAGCAGATACTCGTCGTTGTCTGCTGAATCGGACGTACCGAACTGGACGGTCGCGCGCAGCCCTTCGAGATCGCGATTGAGGATGAGGTTGGTGACGCCCGCGACGGCATCCGAGCCATAGGCCGCGGAGGCGCCGCCGGTCACGACTTCGACCCGCTCGATCAGCGATGAGGGTACGAGGTTGAGATCGACAGTGTTGGCAGGGGTGAACGAACCACCCGCGACAGTGGAGGCCACGACCCGGCGACCGTCAATCAGGACCAGGGTACGATTTCCGCCCAATCCGCGAAGGTCGGCGGTCGAGGCGCCCAGGTTGCTCACGAAAATCGCCGTGGTCGCTGGCGTACTTTGCGGGCGAAAGGCAGGAATGTCATTCAGGACTTGCGCGATGTTGGAGGCACCCTGGCGCGCGATCTGCTCTTCACCCAGGATCGTCACGGGCGTCGGTGCCGTGAACCCGGACCGTGCGATCCGCGAACCGGTTACAACGATTGGGTCTCCCTCCACCGGCTCGTCCGTCTCGGCTTGCGGTGTGGACGATTCGCTCTGGGCCGACGCGGGAACTGCCAGGCTCAGCATCGCGGCAACGGCGATCAGACTTGTCGCTTGGAAGGGCGAAATTGGTCGAACCCGCCCCTGGCTCAAAATGCTCATAATCTCTCCCTGCGGCGCCAATATACCGTGGCGCTGTTGGCGGGGATTCCTCCACCGCAGAACAGACTTTCCCGCGTTATTGTTGACATGTCAAGAAAATGAGCCTTGCGATACTTGAGAGTGTCGATGTATCGATGTCAGGGTTTCCTCGGGAGGACCAAGCTGACCCGCACTGCTTCAAAAACGCCGCGCTCCCGCGAGGCGAAACAGGTGGCGGCGAGCCTTCCCAAAATCTGGCACCTCTTTAGTGAAGACGGCTTGCCGCAGAAGCTGCTGTTGCTGGCGAAGATGATCGAGCGCCAGACATCACGCCAACTCCAGGCTGAATTCGATCTTTCCCTGGCGCAATGGCGGGTATTGGCCTTCGTCTGCATAGTGGGACCGGCAACAGCGAGTTTCATGGGCGAAGCAGCGGAAGTGGACCAGGCCGAGATTAGTCGGGCAGTCAAAACGCTGCTGGACAAAAAGCTGATCGTTCGCGAGTTTGAGCCCGGAAACAGAAAAACGAAGGTCATCGCTGCAACCGAGCAAGGCCGAGCGCAGTTCAAGCTCATCAGGGAAGTTCGTCAGCGATACTTTGAGCAGATCACTTGCAGACTATCTTCTGGTCAGCGAGGCAATGTTAACCTCGCACTCCAGTCAATGGTCGAGGAAGTGGTAATCGAGCGATCTACCAAATAGAGCGTCGTGCACCCATCGCGCTATCGGCGGGGTCGACGGCTCTAAGTCTTTTTTCGCGCTCATCGCGTCGGTGTTGCCGGTTGCGGAGTATCCGGCGCTGCCGATGAACGGCTGGCCAGACCGACCTTCGCACGTGTGCCCCTGTTCGTGTTTCTCGCCTCTTGAAAGCGGAAATCGTTGAACTAGATTTTTTCCGCCGGGCGCCGATTCCGGGTCCGGTGGGACATAGAGAGCGCCGGCTCTTCTGCCCCGGCGCGCCTCATGCCCAGATTGCTTCGCAAGGAGGATTTGGAGATGAGAACGACCTTTGACTTTGCACCATATCGCCGCTCGACCGTCGGCTTTGATCGTCTCTTCGATTTGCTAGAGAACGAGATGCGTGGCGAGGGCGGAGACGGCTATCCATCTTTCGATATCGCGACCGTGGGTGAAGATCGCTATCAGATCACGCTTGCCGTCCCCGGCTATGCCTCGAGTGAAATCGAAGTCGTCGCTCGACAGAACCAGCTAACCGTCACTGGTAAGCGTTCCGAAGGAACAGACCAGAGCCGGTATCTGCATCAGGGTATCCTGGTGCGGCCTTTTGAACGACACTTCCAGCTCGCGGACTTCATCGAAGTCGAGAAGGCCAGCTTGCAGGACGGCCTGCTGGGCGTTGTTCTCAAAAGAGTCGTGCCTGACGCCATGAGGCCTCGCCGTATCGAAATCGGTGCTGCTCCATCCGATCAGGGGCAGATTGAAGATCGGTCTCAGGAACGTTCCGCAGCGGCCTGAACTGCCGCCCGCCGGTGGGCACTCCAGCGTCCACTGGCGGGCGACTCGTTGGAGGCGAGAGAAGCAAGGCGACAGCAAGAAAGGAGAACTCCGGTGTCGCGGTTATTCCGATATGCATACCCAGTGAATCACGTTGCCCGGCCGGCTTTTGAGCCCGAAGTCCAGCAAGCCATTCTCGCCTCGTGGAGGGGCGACAAGCCGACTGAACGACTTTGCAGACCAGGCCGCGAACTGGCAACGCCTGTTCCGACGCAGACGTCGCGAGAGGCGGGGCCGCACAGCGGAGATAACGCGCCCGGAGAATAGGTCATGCCAACGTATACTCTTAGCTATCAGGAGGATGGTTTGGGCTGCGCGAGACGGATCGAGTTCGATGCCGTCGACTCTAGCGCAGCTCTAAGGGTCGCCCAACAAACCAAACCGGGCAGGAGGGCGTTGCTATCCGAGGGCAAGAGACCGCTGTGCCGGATCGAGCGCCGCGCGCTCGGGCCTTCTTCGGACATCTGGGTTGTGGAACCCGTGCTAGCCGGCAGCCGGTTAAAACCGCATCGCTCGTGAAGATGCGGGGCCCTTACCGGCCCCGCAGACGGGCG
Above is a genomic segment from Altererythrobacter sp. Root672 containing:
- a CDS encoding MarR family winged helix-turn-helix transcriptional regulator yields the protein MYRCQGFLGRTKLTRTASKTPRSREAKQVAASLPKIWHLFSEDGLPQKLLLLAKMIERQTSRQLQAEFDLSLAQWRVLAFVCIVGPATASFMGEAAEVDQAEISRAVKTLLDKKLIVREFEPGNRKTKVIAATEQGRAQFKLIREVRQRYFEQITCRLSSGQRGNVNLALQSMVEEVVIERSTK
- a CDS encoding TonB-dependent receptor plug domain-containing protein, producing MSILSQGRVRPISPFQATSLIAVAAMLSLAVPASAQSESSTPQAETDEPVEGDPIVVTGSRIARSGFTAPTPVTILGEEQIARQGASNIAQVLNDIPAFRPQSTPATTAIFVSNLGASTADLRGLGGNRTLVLIDGRRVVASTVAGGSFTPANTVDLNLVPSSLIERVEVVTGGASAAYGSDAVAGVTNLILNRDLEGLRATVQFGTSDSADNDEYLLSGAYGAKFADGRGRLVAGVEFVNNEGTGDCYTRAWCAESYNTISNPFKAGSTTERVIAGQPATIIMPNARTATASLNGLVIGGPLRGTEFNPDGTTFAHDYGIYGGAGLFQSGGGDPKLAFYQFFPISSESRRVNSFASLDYDLSDKVKLFVEGSFGHVEGQILGSARRDISPAGSFGIFSDNAFLSDAFVSRMAAANARCAPSLQSPTDTRNCVPFGRIWNDIGPQLGEVSRETYRLVTGFDWDVDSNWTLDGYYQYGQTDYSQRGYNTTINSRVRKAIDAVDDGVGGIVCRVNADANPANDDPACEPLNPFGNGSPSAAARNYVTGTAMQDTTLTQHVAALTLRGDLVDLWAGPLAVAGGVEYRRDGVSTLTDPISAANDFFTSPGGGIVGGTQHLEVKEGFVEMALPLARDLPFAYSAELNGALRVTDYSTSGQVETWKIGANWQPFEFLRFRGTRSRDIRAPNLFELYGAPQSSFQTVDDPANGGARGLYPTLLSGNPALVPEIANTWTAGAVVTAGLGSAGKLRFSADWFDIALDGAISTLGAQTIVSRCQEGNADLCKFVIRDGSGVITQIINPNLNLNTLITRGLDFEADYSVPLSSREDFNVRVLVTYVKDLITIDTAGVSTDRAGQNGSGVSQPSGVPDYSINAFAGYSSDRFSTQLQVRHISSGLFQVTNIGPHQDGYSPLLPNSINDNLVESVTYVNLNAQYRLWESGDRHVELFGVVNNLFDKDPPNNLPSSFGPTNNVLYDVVGRSYKFGVRVAY
- a CDS encoding Hsp20 family protein, whose product is MRTTFDFAPYRRSTVGFDRLFDLLENEMRGEGGDGYPSFDIATVGEDRYQITLAVPGYASSEIEVVARQNQLTVTGKRSEGTDQSRYLHQGILVRPFERHFQLADFIEVEKASLQDGLLGVVLKRVVPDAMRPRRIEIGAAPSDQGQIEDRSQERSAAA